Proteins encoded in a region of the Oryctolagus cuniculus chromosome 10, mOryCun1.1, whole genome shotgun sequence genome:
- the RPL32 gene encoding large ribosomal subunit protein eL32 isoform X2, whose protein sequence is MAALRPLVKPKIVKKRTKKFIRHQSDRYVKIKRNWRKPRGIDNRVRRRFKGQILMPNIGYGSNKKTKHMLPSGFRKFLVHNVKELEVLLMCNKSYCAEIAHNVSSKNRKAIVERAAQLAIRVTNPNARLRSEENE, encoded by the exons ATGGCCGCCCTCAGACCCCTGGTGAAGCCCAAGATCGTCAAAAAGAGGACCAAGAAGTTCATCCGCCACCAGTCGGACCGCTATGTCAAGATTAAG CGTAACTGGCGGAAACCCAGAGGTATTGACAACAGGGTGCGGAGAAGATTCAAGGGCCAGATCTTGATGCCCAACATTGGCTACGGGAGCAACAAGAAGACCAAGCACATGCTGCCCAGCGGCTTCCGGAAGTTCCTGGTCCACAACGTCAAGGAGCTGGAGGTGCTGCTGATGTGCAACAA ATCCTACTGTGCAGAGATTGCTCACAACGTCTCCTCCAAGAACCGCAAAGCCATTGTGGAGAGAGCGGCCCAGCTGGCCATCAGGGTCACCAACCCCAACGCCAGGCTGCGCAGTGAAGAAAATGAGTAG
- the RPL32 gene encoding large ribosomal subunit protein eL32 isoform X1 produces the protein MAALRPLVKPKIVKKRTKKFIRHQSDRYVKIKRNWRKPRGIDNRVRRRFKGQILMPNIGYGSNKKTKHMLPSGFRKFLVHNVKELEVLLMCNKPRPAPHPLFSSRSYCAEIAHNVSSKNRKAIVERAAQLAIRVTNPNARLRSEENE, from the exons ATGGCCGCCCTCAGACCCCTGGTGAAGCCCAAGATCGTCAAAAAGAGGACCAAGAAGTTCATCCGCCACCAGTCGGACCGCTATGTCAAGATTAAG CGTAACTGGCGGAAACCCAGAGGTATTGACAACAGGGTGCGGAGAAGATTCAAGGGCCAGATCTTGATGCCCAACATTGGCTACGGGAGCAACAAGAAGACCAAGCACATGCTGCCCAGCGGCTTCCGGAAGTTCCTGGTCCACAACGTCAAGGAGCTGGAGGTGCTGCTGATGTGCAACAA GCCCAGGCCTGCTCCTCACCCCTTGTTCTCTTCCAGATCCTACTGTGCAGAGATTGCTCACAACGTCTCCTCCAAGAACCGCAAAGCCATTGTGGAGAGAGCGGCCCAGCTGGCCATCAGGGTCACCAACCCCAACGCCAGGCTGCGCAGTGAAGAAAATGAGTAG